The nucleotide window GTCGCAGGCCACGCAACACTGCACTTGCTGGGAGGTGTCGTTGTGGCAGCCGTGCTTAATGGCATTGGCCAAAGCCTCGCGCAACGCGGTCTCAATCTCCAGCTCTTTACCGGCGGCGCATTTCATCTCCCGGGCGGTGGCCATTACGCCGTCCACCACCGGGGAGATAGCTTTGGGGTCGGCCTGCAAGGTGATGTTGAGGCGCAGGATGAGCTTGTTGGGCTCGAATGTGCATTGCGGCAGTTCGGCGGGCATGGGTGCGTTCCTCCAACGCGACGGTTATGGCGCGTCTCCATTGTACCGGGAGCGTAGTGATCTCCGATCTGACCGTGTAGGCAACGCCTCGTCCTTCGCTCGCAGAGCCCAAGCAGGCAGCGCCGTCGTTTGCGGCTAACCGATCTCGACGCAGTAATCTTGCCCTTCCCAACGAGCTTCCGCGAGCCAATAGAAGGTGAAGCTGAGAGGGGCACGTTGGCCTGGCCGAACCTGGAGATCGACAAACGATCCCAGCTCAGTGTCGGTGGAAGTGGTGTCGCTGACAGTTTGCCATCCGTCGCGCGACCAGTGCAGACGAAAGGGCGAAAACGCCAAGATCCTAAGCGTGCTGTCCGCGCTGACGCTTGGCACTCGCCGGTCAGGTTTCCAGACCTGCCATGCCGCCCGCGATTGCGTGCGCAGATAGCGCGCAGCCACCGGCTCGATAAGATCAAAGACCTGCCCATCCGCCACTGAGCGCAGCAGCTTCAAGTATTCAGCGTGGGCCCACATCAACGGCATTGCGGAACCAGTCGGCTTCCCCAAGTACAATCTGCGCTCGGGCCGGTCGCGCTCATCCCAGACTTGTTCGGGAAGCATGCCTGCACCGGAAGCCAACCGTTCCAAAGCTGCCGTGAACTGCTTCGGATCACGACCCGCCGCCAACTCATAGTGGCCCCGTTCGCCGGTCAGAAGCGGCCAAGCCCGCCCCTGGCCCCACCCTCTAAAAGGCCCACCGTCAGGACGCTGGCCGTAGCCATCGTAGTTA belongs to Terriglobia bacterium and includes:
- a CDS encoding ATP-binding protein, which encodes MPAELPQCTFEPNKLILRLNITLQADPKAISPVVDGVMATAREMKCAAGKELEIETALREALANAIKHGCHNDTSQQVQCCVACDETRGMLIIVRDPGKGFDPASIPSPVVGENVYSEHGRGIYLINELMDEVDIRRGGTEIVMRKQ